In a single window of the Bacillus clarus genome:
- the ytaF gene encoding sporulation membrane protein YtaF, with product MSTAGLFSIFLIGMASNLDNAGVGIAYGIRKIQISWFNNFIIAFFGFLFTLLAGFLGNWISLFISEFTANLIGAIVLSVIGVFILCQPFLNKQEEEQGKDDSVFMGILRNPEKADFDGSKTISFSEALVLGVALSINNIAGGFDAGVTNLNLWWTAIISGVVSFICISGFSYVGKRFLAEYLGKWATIIAGVLLILIGIDQLM from the coding sequence ATGAGTACGGCAGGTTTATTTTCAATTTTTTTGATAGGAATGGCTTCTAATTTAGATAATGCAGGTGTGGGAATTGCTTATGGTATCCGCAAAATTCAAATTTCTTGGTTTAATAATTTCATCATTGCTTTTTTCGGATTTCTATTTACTTTATTAGCAGGTTTTTTGGGGAATTGGATTTCTTTGTTTATTTCAGAGTTTACGGCGAACCTTATTGGAGCAATTGTACTTAGTGTAATTGGAGTATTCATTTTATGTCAGCCATTTCTTAATAAACAAGAGGAGGAACAAGGGAAAGATGATAGCGTGTTTATGGGAATCTTACGTAATCCAGAAAAGGCTGATTTTGATGGTTCTAAAACAATTAGTTTTTCTGAAGCACTTGTATTAGGTGTTGCATTGTCGATTAATAATATAGCCGGTGGGTTTGATGCAGGAGTAACGAATTTAAATCTTTGGTGGACAGCAATTATTTCTGGTGTAGTTAGTTTCATCTGTATTAGTGGCTTTTCATATGTTGGAAAAAGATTTTTAGCAGAGTATTTAGGGAAATGGGCAACAATTATTGCAGGTGTATTATTAATTCTTATTGGGATTGATCAATTGATGTGA
- a CDS encoding DUF3969 family protein, with protein sequence MKLIFQMTKQPVLEKTILLFILSIVESLKLKVVSLDEAHRYIFNLEVLELLMDRNIDDQVLELIHFGMGLEDIHHVLPEELEQSIEELKWRCIQVLSEYSMDEESDQLIEDIR encoded by the coding sequence ATGAAGCTTATATTCCAAATGACAAAACAGCCAGTCCTTGAAAAAACAATCCTTCTTTTTATACTAAGCATTGTAGAAAGCTTAAAGCTAAAAGTTGTTTCACTAGACGAAGCCCATCGATACATATTTAATTTAGAGGTTCTAGAATTATTAATGGATCGGAATATCGATGATCAAGTACTAGAGCTCATTCATTTTGGAATGGGACTCGAAGACATTCACCATGTGCTTCCTGAAGAACTTGAGCAAAGTATTGAAGAACTTAAATGGCGATGTATTCAAGTTTTAAGTGAGTACAGTATGGATGAAGAATCAGATCAACTAATTGAAGATATACGCTAA
- the glsA gene encoding glutaminase A, producing MQCIETNNLQRLLEQVKPYTKKGKLATYIPELGNANPDDLGIAIFHKETEYIHAGNSQTLFTLQSISKVITLALALLDRGEGYVFSKVGMEPTGDPFNSIIKLETTSPSKPLNPMINAGALAITSMLTGDNNDEKMERILQFVRDITDNPTINYSSKVAVSELETAYLNRSLCYYMKQNGIIDSNIEELMDLYTRQCAIEVNCIDLARIGLIFAMDGYDPYKKKQIIPKHITKICKTFMVTCGMYNESGEFAIRVGIPAKSGVAGGIFGCVKGEMGIGIFGPALDANGNSIAGFKILELLSAQEGWSIF from the coding sequence ATGCAGTGCATTGAAACAAACAACTTACAACGGTTGTTGGAACAAGTAAAACCATATACAAAAAAAGGAAAGCTTGCTACTTATATCCCCGAACTAGGAAATGCAAATCCAGATGATCTAGGAATTGCTATTTTCCATAAAGAAACCGAATATATTCATGCTGGTAACTCGCAAACACTATTTACTCTTCAAAGTATTTCCAAAGTAATTACACTTGCACTTGCCCTTTTAGATCGTGGTGAAGGATATGTATTCTCTAAAGTTGGAATGGAGCCAACAGGGGATCCATTCAACTCTATTATTAAGCTGGAAACAACAAGTCCTTCCAAACCTCTTAATCCGATGATTAATGCAGGTGCATTAGCTATTACAAGCATGTTAACAGGCGATAATAATGATGAAAAAATGGAACGTATCCTTCAATTTGTTCGTGATATAACAGACAATCCTACTATTAATTATTCTTCTAAGGTTGCTGTCTCTGAACTAGAAACAGCTTACTTAAATCGTTCACTTTGTTACTATATGAAGCAAAATGGCATTATCGATAGCAATATTGAAGAACTAATGGATTTATATACCCGTCAATGTGCAATTGAAGTAAACTGTATTGATTTAGCTCGCATTGGTTTAATTTTTGCAATGGATGGATATGATCCATATAAGAAAAAACAAATTATCCCTAAACATATCACAAAGATTTGTAAAACATTTATGGTTACATGCGGTATGTATAACGAGTCTGGTGAATTCGCAATCCGTGTTGGAATCCCCGCTAAAAGTGGTGTAGCTGGTGGCATTTTCGGTTGCGTAAAAGGAGAAATGGGAATTGGTATCTTCGGACCAGCTTTAGATGCAAACGGAAACAGTATTGCTGGTTTTAAAATTCTTGAACTTCTTTCCGCTCAAGAAGGATGGAGTATTTTTTAA
- the nagE gene encoding N-acetylglucosamine-specific PTS transporter subunit IIBC → MLQFLQRIGKALMLPIAVLPAAGLLLRLGQPDVFDIPVMAQAGAAVFDNLALIFAIGIAIGLSVDGSGAAGLAGAIGYLVMKNSIDALSKGYSTVELQDKLGKVQDLIGNSANVDPSKLADTMTQVSKAAELSTKVDMKVLGGIIVGVIAGLLYNKFHKIKLPEWLGFFAGKRFVPIVTSVVMLILGILFAQIWPTIQNGIDALAHGIVNLGAVGSGLFGLLNRLLIPIGLHHVMNTYFWFVFGDFTNAAGNVVNGDIARFLAGDKTAGMFMTGFFPVMMFGLPAACFAMIAAAKPEKRKMVTGMLGGLALTSFLTGITEPIEFSFMFLSPVLYGIHAVLTGISLFVTTSLGIHDGFTFSAGAIDYFLNFGIATKPVLLAGIGLIYAAIYFVVFYFLIKKFNLKTPGREDDDELVEDGDAPVAGSIGATYVLALGGKENLTVIDNCATRLRLQVKDAGLVNEPALKRAGAKGVMKLSNTSVQVIVGTNVESVAEDMKKHV, encoded by the coding sequence ATGTTGCAGTTTCTACAACGTATTGGTAAAGCGTTAATGCTTCCAATCGCAGTGCTACCAGCAGCTGGATTATTGCTTCGTTTAGGACAACCAGACGTATTTGATATTCCTGTTATGGCACAGGCCGGTGCAGCTGTTTTTGATAATTTAGCACTTATTTTCGCAATTGGTATCGCAATCGGTCTTTCTGTTGATGGTAGTGGTGCCGCAGGTCTTGCAGGTGCAATTGGTTATCTTGTTATGAAAAATAGTATTGATGCACTTAGTAAAGGATATTCTACTGTAGAATTACAAGATAAATTAGGAAAAGTTCAAGATTTAATAGGTAATAGTGCAAACGTAGATCCATCTAAGCTTGCAGATACAATGACACAAGTGTCTAAGGCCGCCGAATTATCGACCAAAGTAGATATGAAAGTTTTAGGTGGTATTATTGTCGGTGTTATAGCGGGTTTACTTTATAATAAATTCCATAAAATTAAACTTCCAGAATGGTTAGGATTCTTTGCCGGAAAACGTTTTGTTCCAATCGTTACATCTGTTGTGATGCTAATATTAGGAATTCTATTTGCACAAATTTGGCCAACAATTCAAAATGGCATTGATGCATTAGCTCATGGAATTGTTAATTTAGGTGCTGTAGGTTCAGGTCTATTCGGTTTGTTAAACCGTCTATTAATTCCAATTGGTTTACACCACGTAATGAACACATACTTCTGGTTCGTATTTGGTGACTTTACAAATGCAGCAGGTAATGTTGTAAACGGTGATATCGCTCGCTTCCTTGCAGGGGATAAAACAGCAGGTATGTTTATGACTGGTTTCTTCCCAGTTATGATGTTTGGTTTACCAGCAGCATGTTTCGCAATGATTGCAGCTGCTAAACCAGAAAAGCGTAAAATGGTTACAGGAATGTTGGGAGGACTAGCATTAACTTCATTCTTAACTGGTATTACAGAACCTATTGAATTCTCATTCATGTTCTTATCACCAGTATTATATGGTATTCATGCAGTATTAACAGGTATTTCTTTATTCGTAACAACATCACTTGGCATTCACGATGGTTTCACATTTAGTGCCGGTGCAATTGATTACTTCTTAAACTTTGGTATTGCAACAAAACCAGTATTGTTAGCAGGAATCGGTTTAATTTATGCAGCAATTTACTTCGTCGTGTTCTACTTCTTAATTAAGAAATTTAATTTGAAAACTCCAGGTCGTGAAGATGACGATGAGTTAGTAGAAGATGGGGACGCACCAGTTGCGGGTTCAATTGGTGCAACTTATGTATTAGCATTAGGCGGAAAAGAAAATTTAACAGTTATTGATAACTGTGCAACTCGTCTACGCTTACAAGTAAAAGATGCAGGTTTAGTAAATGAGCCAGCATTAAAACGTGCTGGAGCAAAAGGTGTTATGAAATTAAGTAACACAAGTGTACAAGTTATCGTAGGTACAAATGTTGAATCTGTTGCCGAAGATATGAAAAAACACGTATAA
- a CDS encoding serine hydrolase domain-containing protein yields MDQEKGRGNKKARRPSVYIKRTIILVLLFSLVYIVYTKIVAHNKKENTLKAAAEIKKQEEQKKKELKKQEEQKKQEEQKKQEEQKKREQEEQAQAKDQPAEVQGPPQEINENAQLDQYLLGKGFSGTAVIVKNGKVLLNKGYGMANKEKQIPNNSETTFYIGSISKAFVATAIMQLKDQNKLQTEDTIAKYIPDFPQGDGIHLKHLLTHTSGIPEYEQGTEDISHEELIKRIGAQKRIAIPGEKWKYSDSNYSILAYIVEKVSGQPLEEYIKQNIFAPIGMKHSGFGRALEQTRFPSTGYKIVKNNMTTPNIPSMSQLYGCGDIYTSAHDLYLFNEALFSGKLISKESYNQMFTAVKKDYGFGWYVDPGSYSNHGVMPGWNCLNGFSKSGKTYVILLSNIQNNIKSFGSINNDIYTMLQHIEV; encoded by the coding sequence ATGGATCAAGAAAAAGGTAGGGGCAATAAGAAAGCTCGTAGACCATCTGTATACATAAAAAGAACAATTATTCTCGTTCTATTGTTTTCGCTTGTATATATCGTGTATACAAAAATTGTTGCGCATAATAAAAAAGAAAATACTTTAAAAGCAGCAGCGGAAATAAAGAAGCAGGAAGAACAGAAGAAAAAAGAATTGAAAAAGCAGGAAGAACAGAAAAAGCAGGAAGAACAGAAAAAGCAGGAAGAACAGAAGAAAAGAGAGCAAGAGGAACAAGCTCAAGCGAAAGACCAGCCTGCTGAAGTCCAAGGGCCACCTCAAGAAATCAATGAAAACGCTCAATTAGATCAATATTTACTGGGAAAAGGTTTTAGTGGAACAGCTGTCATTGTGAAGAATGGAAAAGTACTTTTGAATAAAGGATACGGAATGGCAAATAAGGAAAAACAAATACCTAATAATTCAGAAACGACTTTTTATATCGGTTCCATTTCAAAAGCATTTGTAGCAACGGCGATTATGCAGTTGAAAGATCAAAATAAACTTCAAACAGAGGATACAATAGCAAAATATATTCCGGATTTTCCTCAAGGTGATGGAATTCATCTAAAACATTTATTAACACATACATCAGGAATTCCTGAATATGAGCAAGGAACAGAAGATATTTCTCATGAGGAGTTAATAAAGCGAATCGGAGCACAAAAACGTATCGCGATTCCAGGAGAAAAATGGAAGTATTCAGACTCCAATTATTCTATATTGGCTTATATCGTTGAAAAGGTGAGTGGACAACCGTTAGAAGAGTATATTAAGCAAAACATCTTTGCTCCAATTGGCATGAAGCATTCAGGTTTTGGAAGAGCATTAGAGCAAACAAGATTTCCATCTACTGGTTATAAAATAGTTAAGAATAATATGACAACCCCTAATATTCCAAGTATGTCACAACTGTATGGTTGCGGTGATATATATACAAGTGCACATGATTTATACTTATTTAACGAGGCGTTATTCTCTGGAAAATTAATTTCAAAAGAGAGTTATAATCAAATGTTTACAGCTGTTAAAAAAGATTATGGATTCGGTTGGTATGTAGATCCAGGAAGTTATTCTAATCATGGTGTAATGCCAGGTTGGAATTGTTTAAATGGATTTAGTAAAAGTGGAAAGACATATGTTATTTTATTATCTAACATTCAAAATAACATTAAATCATTCGGTTCAATTAACAACGATATTTATACAATGTTACAGCATATTGAAGTGTAA
- a CDS encoding glycosyltransferase family 2 protein, translating to MKISVVIPTHNEAETLDKILAEVKELKPYEIIVVDNGSTDGTKEIALHHNCHVIYYKDSLGNDVGRAVGAREAKGEIVLFLDGDIVINSQDLQCFVNGIQQGHQIVVNNLTWSVYLKMRPHYTTVGKYMLNRFLDKKELVVGSLIAIPHAMNREVIEKIGWWNLADPALFQSMAMSRGVDIVGAASVDVIHTNKVRPVHIGTSPGSPYPKATSRIMGDHLRALQYVIKTYGARGGFSEGERDRAFIREYKPILLQNKKAKYSAIIPVSEERTTIRPVIKEVKKAGVDEIIVVANGADLETIKQAKLENVIVLEFPKALGHNVARAIGAMHATADICLFVDGDFAIAAKKLVPFLQAIEAGNDVALNDLQKLLDMFHPADPISMGKYFVNLAAKRPELWNNSLTAVPHAMHKKVIEKIGYESLIIPPLAQIKAILADFSITAVDFVDVIKTNRVRPEQHGFVNGRIPAFDRIFGDQLEAIDYLLQHTDERGGFTDGERDREIIQQLRREEENLNEY from the coding sequence ATGAAGATATCAGTTGTTATCCCTACTCATAACGAAGCGGAAACGTTAGATAAGATTTTAGCGGAAGTAAAGGAATTAAAGCCATATGAAATTATTGTAGTAGATAATGGATCGACAGATGGAACGAAAGAGATTGCATTACATCATAATTGTCATGTTATTTATTATAAAGATTCTCTTGGCAATGATGTAGGACGGGCAGTTGGTGCTAGAGAAGCAAAAGGCGAAATTGTACTGTTTTTAGATGGTGATATTGTCATTAATAGTCAAGATTTACAATGTTTCGTGAACGGGATTCAACAAGGGCATCAAATTGTTGTGAATAATTTAACATGGTCTGTTTATTTAAAGATGAGACCACATTATACGACAGTTGGAAAATATATGTTAAATCGTTTTTTGGATAAAAAAGAGCTCGTTGTCGGTTCTTTAATTGCAATACCACATGCAATGAATCGAGAAGTCATAGAAAAAATTGGATGGTGGAATTTAGCTGACCCAGCGCTTTTTCAGTCGATGGCGATGTCTAGAGGAGTAGATATTGTAGGGGCAGCTTCAGTCGATGTAATTCATACAAATAAAGTGCGTCCTGTTCATATTGGAACATCACCTGGCTCGCCGTATCCGAAAGCAACAAGCCGTATTATGGGTGATCATTTACGTGCACTACAGTATGTAATAAAAACATATGGTGCACGTGGAGGTTTTTCTGAAGGAGAAAGGGATAGAGCTTTTATAAGAGAGTATAAACCGATTTTGTTACAAAATAAGAAGGCGAAATATAGCGCGATTATACCAGTATCAGAAGAAAGAACGACTATAAGACCCGTTATAAAAGAAGTGAAAAAAGCAGGTGTAGATGAAATTATTGTTGTTGCGAATGGAGCTGATTTAGAAACAATTAAACAAGCGAAATTAGAGAATGTTATCGTTCTCGAATTTCCAAAAGCGCTTGGTCATAATGTTGCACGAGCAATAGGGGCAATGCATGCTACAGCTGATATTTGTTTATTCGTAGATGGTGATTTTGCTATTGCCGCGAAAAAGTTAGTTCCTTTTTTACAAGCCATTGAAGCTGGTAATGATGTTGCATTAAATGATTTGCAAAAATTACTAGATATGTTTCATCCGGCAGATCCAATTAGTATGGGAAAATATTTTGTGAATTTAGCAGCAAAGCGTCCGGAGTTGTGGAATAATTCGCTCACTGCTGTGCCACATGCTATGCATAAAAAGGTAATAGAAAAGATTGGATATGAGTCATTAATTATCCCACCATTAGCTCAAATAAAAGCTATTTTAGCCGATTTTTCGATAACAGCAGTAGATTTTGTTGATGTAATAAAAACGAACCGAGTACGTCCGGAGCAACACGGATTTGTCAATGGACGTATTCCTGCATTTGATCGTATCTTTGGAGATCAGCTCGAGGCAATAGATTATTTATTACAACATACAGATGAGCGTGGGGGTTTTACTGATGGAGAAAGGGATAGAGAGATAATACAACAATTGAGAAGGGAAGAAGAGAATTTAAATGAATACTAG
- a CDS encoding nucleotide sugar dehydrogenase, translating into MNTSSNVTIIGLGYVGLPLAVHFAERGHTVIGLDKDDYKIELIVQGESYIPDVSSKVLQSLLKEKKLVVNTPDKGVADFQKSEYVIVTVPTPINEQKEPDLSALISAAYYIQQNLQKGQTFIFESSTYPGTLEEVIIPIISQMGKKVGEDYYIGYSPERIDPANNQYTVQNIPKVISGQTERCKRKVQSLYSTVFDMVVPVSSPKVAEMCKLFENIQRLVNISLVNELDILCEKLNIDFREALEAASTKPFGFAPYWPGPGIGGHCIPVDPLYFQWKIKGIGLSSQLIEAAHVINEEMPQNIVRKVKQVTQSPATVFVVGIAYKKDVNDLRESPALPIIQLLVKEGYKVQYHDPYISSAKIGDTLYQSISLGEQIIEQADCVLILTDHSSIDWKLFEEVNRLIDTRGVIKKVKV; encoded by the coding sequence ATGAATACTAGTAGCAATGTAACAATTATTGGATTAGGGTATGTCGGTCTTCCTTTAGCAGTTCATTTTGCAGAAAGAGGACATACTGTAATTGGATTAGATAAAGATGATTATAAAATAGAATTAATTGTACAAGGAGAAAGTTATATTCCTGATGTTTCTTCTAAAGTATTACAAAGCTTATTGAAAGAGAAAAAATTAGTGGTGAATACACCAGATAAAGGTGTGGCTGACTTCCAAAAGAGTGAGTATGTCATTGTGACTGTGCCAACACCGATAAATGAGCAGAAAGAACCAGATTTAAGTGCCCTCATTTCAGCTGCTTATTATATACAACAAAACCTTCAAAAAGGACAAACCTTCATTTTTGAAAGCTCCACATATCCAGGTACGCTGGAAGAAGTTATTATTCCTATTATTTCTCAAATGGGTAAAAAAGTAGGGGAAGATTATTATATTGGATATTCTCCTGAACGGATTGACCCAGCAAATAATCAATATACAGTGCAAAATATTCCAAAAGTAATTAGTGGACAAACGGAACGATGTAAACGAAAAGTACAAAGTTTGTATAGTACTGTATTTGATATGGTTGTTCCTGTCAGTTCCCCGAAAGTAGCAGAGATGTGTAAGCTATTTGAAAATATTCAGCGGCTAGTCAATATTTCGCTAGTAAATGAGTTAGATATACTATGTGAAAAGCTGAATATAGATTTTCGTGAGGCGCTCGAAGCTGCATCTACAAAACCTTTCGGATTCGCTCCGTATTGGCCAGGACCGGGGATAGGAGGACACTGTATTCCGGTAGATCCTTTATATTTCCAGTGGAAAATCAAGGGGATTGGACTATCAAGTCAATTAATTGAAGCGGCACACGTTATTAATGAGGAGATGCCACAAAATATTGTAAGGAAAGTAAAACAGGTGACACAATCCCCAGCGACGGTCTTCGTTGTAGGAATTGCTTATAAGAAAGATGTAAATGATTTGAGAGAATCCCCAGCCCTCCCCATTATTCAGTTATTAGTAAAAGAAGGGTATAAGGTGCAGTATCATGATCCGTATATTTCTTCTGCAAAAATTGGGGATACATTGTATCAATCTATTTCACTAGGAGAGCAAATAATAGAACAAGCTGATTGTGTTTTAATTTTGACGGATCATTCTAGTATTGATTGGAAGTTATTTGAAGAGGTTAATCGATTAATAGATACACGCGGTGTTATAAAGAAGGTGAAAGTATGA